A genomic segment from Pelobates fuscus isolate aPelFus1 chromosome 7, aPelFus1.pri, whole genome shotgun sequence encodes:
- the LOC134568433 gene encoding oocyte zinc finger protein XlCOF7.1-like: MKKSFNNRTKDFHSEKSSILSDSYIFSKEIVNINPKPFSCSECGKCFVHKSWLVNHQKTHTGEKLFSCSECGKCFVHKSRLVNHQKTHTGEKPFSCSECGKCFVTKVKLVSHQRTHTGEKPFSCSECEKGFLSKAGLVCHQRTHTGEKPFSCSECGKCFVTKAELVSHQRTHIGEKPFSCSECEKGFLSKAGLVCHQRTHTGEKPFSCSECGKCFVRKPELVRHQRAHTGEKPFSCSECGKCFVTKAELVSHQRTHTGEKPFSCSECGNSFRHPSNLVSHQRTHTGEKPFSCSECGNSFRHPSNLVSHQKTHTGEKPFSCSECGKCFVRKRELVWHQRTHTGEKPFSCSECGKCFVRKRELVGHQRTHTGEKPFSCSECEKCFWQHSNLVRHQRTHTGEKPFSCSECGKCFRQHSNLVSHQRTHTGEKPFSCSECGKCFRRHSNLVSHQRTHTGEKPFSCSEWGK; encoded by the coding sequence ATGAAGAAATCTTTTAATAACCGCACCAAGGACTTTCACTCtgaaaaatcaagcattttatCAGATTCCTATATTTTCTCAAAGGAGATAGTAAACATAAACcccaaacctttctcatgttctgaatgtggaaaatgttttgttcatAAATCATGGCTTGTCAATCATCagaaaactcacacaggagagaaactgttctcatgttctgaatgtggaaaatgttttgttcatAAATCAAGGCTTGTCAATCATCagaaaactcacacaggagagaaaccgttctcatgttctgaatgtggaaaatgttttgtcactaaagtaaagcttgtcagtcatcagaggactcacacaggagagaaaccattctcatgttctgaatgtgaaaaagGTTTTCTTAGTAAAGCAGGTCTTgtctgtcatcagagaactcacacaggagagaaaccgttctcatgttctgaatgtggaaaatgttttgtcactaaagcagagcttgtcagtcatcagagaactcacataggagagaaaccattctcatgttctgaatgtgaaaaagGTTTTCTTAGTAAAGCAGGTCTTgtctgtcatcagagaactcacacaggagagaaaccgttctcatgttctgaatgtggaaaatgttttgttcgTAAACCAgagcttgtccgtcatcagagagctcacacaggagagaaaccgttctcatgttctgaatgtggaaaatgttttgtcactaaagcagagcttgtcagtcatcagagaactcacacaggagagaaaccgttctcatgttctgaatgtggaaatagTTTTAGGCACCCTTcaaatcttgtcagtcatcagagaactcacacaggagagaaaccgttctcatgttctgaatgtggaaatagTTTTAGGCACCCTTcaaatcttgtcagtcatcagaaaactcacacaggagagaaaccgttctcatgttctgaatgtggaaaatgttttgttcgTAAACGAGAGCTTGTCtggcatcagagaactcacacaggagagaaaccgttctcatgttctgaatgtggaaaatgttttgttcgTAAACGAGAGCTTGTcggtcatcagagaactcacacaggagagaaaccgttttcatgttctgaatgtgaaaaatgtttttggcaacattcaaatcttgtccgtcatcagagaactcacacaggagagaaaccattctcatgttctgaatgtggaaaatgttttcggcaacattcaaatcttgtcagtcatcagagaactcacacaggagagaaaccattctcatgttctgaatgtggaaaatgttttcggcgacattcaaatcttgtcagtcatcagaggactcacacaggagagaaaccattctcatgttctgaatgggGAAAATGA